From bacterium:
CCCGATGCGGATTTATCCGGCGGTTCATTACACAATGGGAGGTCTGTGGGTCGATTACAATTTGATGACAACGATTCCGGGCCTGTTTGTTCTGGGTGAAGCGAACTTTTCGGATCATGGCGCCAATCGCCTCGGCGCGAGCGCCTTGATGCAAGGACTCGCAGACGGTTACTTCATCATTCCGTACACAATCGGGGATTACATTGCCACTACAAAATTAGAGGCAGCCGATGAAAGCCATCCGGAGTGCCGGCAGGTGCAGGAAGAAGTTACAAGTCGCATCCAAAAGCTTTTGGATATTCCGGGAAAGCGGAGTGTGGATTCGGTCCACCGCGAGCTTGGAAAAGTCATGTGGGATTATTGCGGGATGGCGCGCAACCGGAACGGATTGGAGCAGGCCCTGAAACGAATTCCGGAAATTCGCGAGGAATACTGGAAAAGTGTGAATGTTCTGGGAAGCAATGAAGAGGTCAACCAGTCGCTGGAAAAAGCAGGACGCGTAGCGGACTTCCTCGAACTTGCAGAATTGATGTGTCTGGATGCGCTGGAGCGAAACGAATCGTGCGGCGGCCATTTCCGCGAAGAATACCAGACCGCGGAAGGAGAAACGCTTCGCGATGATCAGAACTACTGTCATGTTGCAGCCTGGGAATATGGCGGTCCAGACCGGAAACCGGTCTTGCATAAAGAACTATTGAATTTCGAATCGGTCCATTTGACTCAGCGGAGCTACAAGTAAATGAACTTGACCCTGTACGTTTGGCGCCAGCCAAATGCAAAATCGGAAGGAAAGATGGTCCGCTATGAATCAAAGAACGTGAATCCGGATATGTCTTTTCTTGAAATGCTTGATGTGGTGAACGAAGAGTTGATCGCGAAGCAACAGGATCCCATCGCGTTCGATCACGATTGCCGTGAAGGAATCTGTGGTACGTGCGGAATGATGATCAATGGAGTCGCTCATGGTCCGAAAAAAGGCACGAGTGCATGCCAGCTGCACATGAGGGAGTTTAAGGATGGGGACACCATCTATATAGAGCCCTGGCGCGCGAGTAGTTTCCCTGTTCTCAAAGACCTGGTTGTGGATCGCACCGCATTTGACAGAATCATCCGCGCCGGCGGATACATCTCTGTTTCTACCGGAAGCGCGCCTGATGGGAATGCGATTCTGATTCC
This genomic window contains:
- a CDS encoding succinate dehydrogenase/fumarate reductase iron-sulfur subunit; the encoded protein is MNLTLYVWRQPNAKSEGKMVRYESKNVNPDMSFLEMLDVVNEELIAKQQDPIAFDHDCREGICGTCGMMINGVAHGPKKGTSACQLHMREFKDGDTIYIEPWRASSFPVLKDLVVDRTAFDRIIRAGGYISVSTGSAPDGNAILIPKQNADLSMDAAACIGCGACVAACPNGSAMLFTAAKVSHLALLPQGQPERKRRVVDMVNAMDTEGFGTCTNHRECEAACPKEISIQFIARMNRDYLIACLTRQEESETK